One stretch of Tenrec ecaudatus isolate mTenEca1 chromosome 18, mTenEca1.hap1, whole genome shotgun sequence DNA includes these proteins:
- the SPACA6 gene encoding sperm acrosome membrane-associated protein 6, with product MSRVTGEVLGSLASGLTTSLGITGPPTPNTHIALFLPESLPSDLTIGRSLTSGPHIPQPIPHHTSDLTKVTSFFLGLEAMALVRLVALLALLAAPVSACLLCFMTVFERRRVCQGFVGMQGASLRKCEDAFKAAFGGLEDVEISYKDRGHLHDVFTEMTHSLQETALTQKPYEEAFREAAASVEENIAQLKEAPDCIPPCGIQEVSRRFLCRWCYSEVCDLPLDCPVQDMKVIRGEQAMFSCDVNFELPEPVTYTWKFVGGGFRTQDQTYFRELPGARGNVARIRPVQPKHRGTFSCEIAHEQRPLARLYFFLNVTGPPPRGESELQVSFREVVRWAPREAELLEPWRPSLVELLASPGALTPSNWGLLAANAAVLAAGVTLLAW from the exons ATGTCCAGGGTCACAGGTGAGGTTCTTGGGAGCCTGGCGTCCGGCTTAACTACCAGCTTGGGGATCaccggcccccccacccccaacacacacatcgccctcttcctccctgagagcctgccatctgacctgaccATTGGTAGAAGCCTGACCTCTGGCCCCCACATCCCCCAGCCCATCCCCCACCACACTAGTGACCTCACAAAGGTCACCAGTTTCTTTCTAGGCCTTGAGGCTATGGCCCTGGTACGCctggtggccctgctggcccTCTTGGCTGCGCCAGTCTCGGCCTGCCTCCTCTGCTTTATGACTGTCTTCGAGCGCAGGCGTGTCTGCCAGGGCTTTGTCGGGATGCAGGGAGCCTCACTCAGGAAGTGTGAGGACGCCTTCAAGGCTGCTTTCGGGGGGCTCGAAGATGTGGAGATCA gcTACAAAGACAGAGGCCACCTGCACGACGTCTTTACGGAGATGACCCACTCCCTCCAGGAGACAGCCTTGACCCAGA AGCCCTATGAGGAGGCCTTCCGTGAGGCTGCGGCGTCTGTGGAGGAGAACATCGCGCAGCTTAAAGAAG cccCGGACTGCATCCCTCCCTGTG GGATCCAAGAGGTCTCCCGCCGTTTCCTCTGCCGCTGGTGTTACTCTGAAGTCTGTGACCTGCCTCTGGACTGTCCAG TTCAGGACATGAAGGTGATTCGGGGTGAGCAGGCCATGTTCTCCTGCGACGTCAACTTTGAGCTTCCTGAACCGGTCACCTATACTTGGAAGTTCGTAGGAGGAGGT TTCCGGACGCAGGACCAAACCTACTTCCGGGAGCTGCCGGGGGCCCGAGGGAACGTGGCGCGGATCCGGCCGGTGCAGCCTAAGCACCGCGGGACCTTCTCGTGTGAGATCGCGCATGAGCAACGCCCCCTGGCGCGGCTCTACTTCTTCCTGAACG TGACGGGCCCGCCCCCGCGCGGCGAGTCGGAGCTGCAGGTCTCTTTCCGGGAAGTGGTGCGCTGGGCGCCGCGGGAGGCCGAGTTGCTGGAACCCTGGAGGCCGAGCTTGGTTGAGCTGCTGGCCAGCCCCGGGGCGCTGACGCCCAGCAATTGGGGACTGCTCGCGGCCAACGCGGCCGTCCTGGCGGCGGGTGTTACCCTGCTGGCGTGGTGA